The DNA window CCAGCTGAACGTAGTGGCTGTGCATATGCCCCGTTCGGAAGCTGATCTGGACATTGACAAGGTGAAAGCCGTTGCCCTCGAGCACAACATCACCCAACCTATTTTCGTGGATAATGAACACAAGCTGACTGATGCCTTTGAAAACCAATATGTACCCGCTTACTACGTTTTTGACAAAGAAGGAAAACTGCGTCACTTTCAAGCGGGTGACAGTGGCATGCAGCTGTTAACCAAACGGGTTAACCGCATTTTGAATGAAAACTAAGTTGCCTTGCGTATACTTAATCTTCTCTTCTCTTTGCATAAAATGAGAGCTGTTTTTCTAAGAGTATACCCCTCGGAAAACAGCTCTCTTTTCTTCATCATCTGTAGTGGACAGCATATGAAGCAGACTGTTAGTGTTCTCCCAGTAAACTTTTGTGAATCCAGATCGCCGCCTGACTGCCTTCTCCCATGGCAATGGTCACTTGTTCTGAATGAACAGTCACATCACCAGCGGCCCAGACATGTTTCACATTGGTCATCTTGGTGCGGGGATCGGTCACAATATGTTTGTTTTCCAGCCGTTCTACCCCAAGCTGGGCAGCCAGGTCCGATTTAACCTCATTGCCTCCAAAGGCTAAAAAGCCCCGTTCTGCTTCCACCATTTGGCCGCTTCGTAAACGGACTCCGCATATACGCCATTCTTCATCACCTGTCACGATGTGTTCTGCAGGCTCCTGAAGATGGGGAATGGACTTGGAGGCCAGCTGCAGGCTAAGTTCTTCGGGAAGCGGCTGCTGCTCATGATTAATATAGGTGACGTCTTTTGTCCAATACGTTAAAGTTAAAGCCATATGCGCTCCGCTCTTGCCTGAGCCCAGAACAACCGTTTTTTTATTGCGCACCTCATACCCGTCACAGTCAGGACAAATGTAGACCGTTAATCCCAAACAGGGAATCAATCCGGGAAGGGGAGGAAAACGATCCAGCACACCTGTAGCCAACAACAGGCGTTTACCCCGGTACACGTCTCCGTTTTTTACACTTACCACAAATTGGCCGCCTACTTTTTCCACGTGTACGGCTTCATCCTGCACAAAGGAAATTCCCAATGCTTGGGCATGCTGCTGGCCAAGCTGACGCAGCGTCTCTCCGCTTACCCCATCTGGCCAGCCCAGCAGGTTGTGATAGGAGCGGCACAATGTTGAACGCCCGTAACCAGTATCAATCACCAGCACATGACGCTGATAACGCCCCAGTTGGATGGCCGCTTGCAAACCGGCGATCCCACCACCGATAATAATACAATCGTAACTCATATACTCACCTTTTATCCTTATTTTCCTCTCGCATTTTCCGCTTCTTCCGCTATTTTTTTGGCCTCCTCCTCGTTAATGTTGGGTACGTCATGATCATAAGCCATATGCATACATACTCCTTTCGTTCGAATATTCGAATCTCCACCATGATACACATAATAATGACGATACATGTAGTTGCCGTTAAGGGAGGGATTTACACTGCAACCCCATCAAAGAGTCCGTTTTACCATTGAAGTCTCGCTGGATACAGCTGAACGCATTTGGAACATTGTTCATGTGACCAATTATCACTTGAAACACAATGGGAAACGCATCTCTCCGGAAGATGTCATTAAAATCGGCACGCTGCGCTACATTGAACAATTTTATCGGGAACAAACCATCAGCAAGGTTCAGTGTTCCCTGGGCACTAGCTTTCCATTAAAAAACAAGATCAAAGCCTACATCAAACAAAAAGGCATCAGTGCTTCATCTCTGGCTGACAAGGCAGGGATCAGCAAAGGAACGTTATCGGATATCCTGAACAACAAACACCAGCCTTCTTTGGATACGTTTCTGCGCCTTTACGTCGCCTTGGACTGCCCGCCATTGGATGATATTCTGTACCGGGAGACTTCCGCCTGAAGTCTCCTTTCTCTTGTTTGGAGTTCGGCAAGCCGAATCAAGGTTCGAAGTTAATGCATTTTTTGGTTATTGGACATTCCCTGAACCGAATAAAGTGTAGTAAACCCATTGTTAACTAGTGTGAACAAATCCTGGCTGGGACATACACTGAATTGTTTTAAGGATATTTTTAATTAAGTATAAGGTCAACTGGTTTTGGCGAAAGCTGATGATCCCCGGAGGGTGTGAGGGAATATGACTGCTTTAAGCGAATGGTCTGCAGTGGTTCAGCTGTTGGCCAATGTTGGCTTTCCAGCCGCCGTTGCGATGTATCTGTTGTTTCGTTTTGAAAAACGAATTGGCAATCTAGAGCGTGCATTAGCCGATAATATCAAGGATAGGGAAAAGCAGGGGCCGGTGGTGCAATATATTATCTGCGCTCGGGAAAACCGGCCAGATAAAGGGACCCGTCTCCTGCTCAAACGAAAAAAGCACAATTAGACAAACGTACAATTAATGACAAAAAAGCTGCACTCCCTTGACAGGAAAGTGCAGCGATATATGCTTAAATGTCCAGATTACGCACGTATTTGGCATGCTCCTGGATAAAATCGCGGCGAGGCTCCACTTTGTCTCCCATCAGGGTTTCAAAGATGGCATCCGCCTCCATGGCATCGGTTAGACTAACCTGCAACAACGTGCGGCTTTCAGGATCCATGGTTGTTTCCCACAACTGGGTGGGATTCATTTCACCCAGTCCTTTGTAACGCTGAATGGAGGGTTTGGGATTGTCGGGCAGTTCCTTTAGTTTTTGCTCCAACTCACGGTCAGAATAGGCGTATAATACTTTTTTACCCTGGGCAATTTTGTACAAAGGAGGTTGGGCAATATACACATATCCCCGTTCGATCAACGGTTTCATATAACGGTAGAAAAAGGTGAGCAATAAGGTGCGGATATGGGCTCCGTCCACATCAGCATCCGTCATGATAATCACTTTATGATATCGCGCTTTGTCAATGTCAAACTCATCCCCGATCCCGGTTCCCAGTGCCGTGATAATGGCCCTGATTTCATTGTTGGACAATATTTTATCCAGCCGGGCCTTCTCCACATTGATAATTTTACCACGCAGAGGAAGAATGGCCTGAAAATGACGGTCGCGCCCCTGTTTGGCTGAACCTCCCGCTGAATCCCCCTCCACAATATACAGTTCGCTGATGGAAGCATCGCGGCTGGAGCAGTCGGCCAGTTTTCCGGGGAGGGAAGAGACTTCCAAAGCGTTTTTACGGCGGGTCAGTTCTCTCGCCTTTTTGGCTGCTTCCCGTGCCCGTTGGGCCATCAGCGATTTTTCCAGAATTTTTTTGGCTACGCTGGGGTTTTCATTTAAAAAAGTAAAGAAATGCCTGGAAAACAGGTGTTCAGTAATCCCGCGCACTTCACTGTTACCCAGTTTGGTTTTGGTTTGTCCTTCAAACTGGGGATCTGGTATTTTAACTGAGATCACCGCCGTTAATCCTTCGCGCACGTCATCCCCGGTCAGCTTGGTGTCCGTCTCTTTGATCAAGCCGTGTTTACGTCCGTAATCATTCAGCACCCTGGTCAAAGAGCTTTTAAAGCCTGATTCATGTGTGCCCCCCTCATAAGTGTGTATATTGTTGGCAAAAGAGAACAGGTTGCTGGTAAAACTGTCGTTATACTGGAGGGCAATCTCCACATAGATGCTTTCCTTTTCATCCTCAATATAAATGGGCTCATGCAACACTTCGCGGGCCCGATTGATATATTCTACGAAGGAGGCGATACCGCCTTCATAGTGGAACGCTTCTGTTTTGGGCTGCTCCTCACGTTCATCTGTAAACACAATTTTCAGGCCCTTGTTCAAAAAGGCCATCTCCCGAAGACGATTGCGTAAGGTTTCATAATCAAATTCAATTGTTTCCTGGAAGATTTCCGGGTCGGGCTTAAACGTGGTCGTAGTTCCTGTCCGGTCAGTCTGGCCAATCACTTTCAGATCAAAGTCGGGTACCCCCCTTTGATAGCGTTGATAATAGATATGGCCCTCACGGTGAACTTTGACCTCCAGCCACTCGGACAAAGCATTGACCACTGAAGCCCCGACACCATGCAGTCCTCCGGACACTTTATACCCCTCACCACCGAATTTACCACCAGCATGGAGCACAGTCATAATCACTTCAACAGCTGGACGGCCCATCTTTTCGTGAATTCCCACCGGAATGCCTCGTCCATTATCACTAACCGTGATGGAATTATCTTCATGGACAGTCACTTGGATTTCGGTGCAAAAACCGGCTAGTGCCTCGTCTACGCTGTTGTCCACAATTTCCCACACCATGTGGTGAAGACCTTTACTGCTGGTAGAGCCAATATACATGCCTGGCCGCTTACGTACAGCTTCTAATCCTTCCAAGACCTGTATCTGATTCTCATCATAAGCGTGTTCTTGTGTTGTCATCAGTGTTCACCTCTTTCTTGGTCCTCAGACAATCGGCGGCGGTTCAGGGTAAATGATGAGATAGGTGAGACATAGACCAGATGGTCCGTAATGATGATGGACTTAGATACGTTTTCTGTAATCCAGACGACTTTTCCCTGTTGTTCGTAATGGTCTAGAAATGCGGCGATGCTTTTGTCCAGGGAGCGTTTGCTGTAATCCAGGATAGCGACCACATCTTTATTTTGAATCACCACATCACCACCGAGGTGAATTAACATGTCGATCCCTCTTTCAGCCCGAGATTTGACCTTCCCGTACATGATAGACAGTCGCTTGATTCAGCAAGCGGCGGTCTATACCCTCTGTACTGGTGTTGGTCACAAAGGTTTGTACTTTATCTTGAATGGCTTCCAGGAGGTCAGTACGTCTGTGATCGTCCAGCTCTGATAATACATCATCTAACAAGAGTACAGGATATTCCCCGATTTCTTCCTTGATGAGCTCTATTTCGGCCAGCTTAAGGGATAAAGCGGTGGTGCGCTGCTGGCCCTGTGAGCCATAGGTGTGGACGTTGCGGCCGTTAACGGTAAAAATAAGATCATCCCGGTGAGGCCCGATCAGGGTGCTGCCCCGCCGCTCTTCCCTATCCCTAATCTCAGCAAATTGACGGGTGAGCACAGCGGTCATTTCTTGCTCACTCATGGCTTGATCAATCTCTGCCAGTGAATGGTAGCATATGGCTAACTTTTCTTTACCGTTGGAAATATGTCCATGGATCTCCCGGGCCCACTGTTCCAGTTTGCGCAGGAACTGAAAACGCTTCTGATAAAGTTTAACGGCCTTCCCAATCAGCTGGTGGGTAAACACATCAACCATGGGCCGGTGTTTGTTCCGTTCAGACCACTCTTTTAACAGGGCATTGCGCTGCATCAACAGTTTTTGATACCGCCCCAAATCATGCAGATAAGTGGGGCTCACTTGGCCCAGTTCCATATCAATAAAACGACGGCGCACCTGAGGACTCCCTTTGACGAGTTCGAGATCCTCAGGTGCAAACATCACCACATTTAAGGTACCGATATAATCGCTTAACCTTTTCTGTTCCAAGTGGTTCAATTTGGCCTTTTTTCCTTTGTGGGAAATCAGGAGCTCCAACGAGACGGAGCCATATTTTTTTTCTATGTCGGCGGCCAGGGTAGTATATGGCTGTTGCCACTGAATCAGTTCCTTATCCTTGGAGGTACGGTGTGATTTGGTCAGTGACAAGACATACAGTGATTCCAGCAGGTTGGTTTTCCCTTGTGCATTATCCCCAATAAAGAGATAGATGCCCGGTTGAAACTGAAGCTCCAGGGCGTGATAGTTACGATAGTGCTTTAAGGCTAAGCATTTGACATACAAAGGGAATCCCCCTAGCTATCCTGAACAATTTTAAACTGGCCTGCACCGTCAATGTGGACAACATCGTCCGGATACAATTTACGTCCCCGGCGTTGTTCAGCTTCACCGTTAACCAGAACCGGATATTCAGCTAAAAACCATTTAGCTTGTCCGCCTGTATCAATTGCGCCCACCAGCTTTAACAGTTGCCCTAATGTAATATATGGGGTATGGATATGAACCACATTGACCAAAACACATCACCTTGTCCTCTCTTCCATGCTGATCACCAGACTGAGCTTTCAGGCTAATAGGTTCTGACCGGCAAAATTAAGTGCAGCAAATGCTCGTGATCTGTGGGCTTAATGACAAAAGGGCTTAACGCACCTGTAAACTGGATAGTGACCTCCCCTGAGTCAATGACACGGAGCGCATCCAGCATAAATTTGGCATTAAAGGCAATCTGAACTTCTTCCCCTGTAATATGGTGAACCTGGACATGTTCAAAAACCTGTCCTACTTCCGGGGTATTGGATGTAATTTGAATACGGTCTTCCTGTGTACTTAATTTTACCACATGTTTGCCATCCCGTGCTAAAAGGGAGGCGCGCTCTATTGCAGAAAGCAAGGCTTTGGTCCCAATCTGCAATGTTGTTTTGCTGGAAGTGGGAATGATGCGGTCTGTATCTGGATACGTGCCTTCCAGCAAACGGGAAAGGAATAATAACCGACCTGCTTTCACCAGCATCTGATTATTAGTCATTACAATCTGGACTGGTTCTTCTTGGTCTTCCAGAATACGCTGCAGTTCGTTTAAACTGCGGCCAGGAACCACAATATTATCAAAACGGGTATCCTGATTTGCTTCTACTTGAGCCGAACGGCGGGCCAAACGGTGGCTGTCAGTGGCTACCAGCGTCAGCTGGCCATCTTCCAGTTTGATCAGGACACCTGTTAAGATAGGCCGGGACTCCTGTGTAGAGACAGCAAACGAGGTTTGGCGAATCAAACCTTTCAGCAGCTGAGCGGAAATACTGAAAACTTGGTCTTCTTCCAACTGCGGCAAACGGGGATATTCTTCAGCATTTAAGCCGTTAAGGTTAAATTCAGCTGAACCGGAACGAATATTGGTAACTTCGTTGTCCAGTACTTCTATTTCAATTTGTTCAGCCGGCAGCTTCTTGACGATTTCCGTAAAATATTTGGCAGGGAGGACGATACTACCTAGTTTAACCACTTTTATTAATTCTTTATCATCCACTTGCTGTGGAATGGAGACTTGGATGGAAATGTCGGAGTCGCTGCCGGTTAGTATGCATTCCTCATGAGTGGCGGTTAGTTTGATTCCAGTTAGGATGGGAATGGTGGTACGTGATGACACGGCCTTGGCCACCTGATTAACCGCTTCTCTTAAAGCATCTCGATCCACCACAATATGCATTGTTGTCTACCTCCAAAATTTTTTTGCATATGCTTTTTATTTTAGCATATTTATATTAATTTAGATCATATTAATCATTAATGGCTGTGAATTTGTGGATAACAGATCAGAGTGGCACAACAAAGCCTATACACATGTGGACGGTGTGTGTATAGGCTTGTTTTGTTATACACATGTTGATATTACATCTCATTTTTAATGACTTTAATCAGGTGTGCCATTGTTTTTTGGAACGATGTGTCTTTTTGCAGGTCGTTTTTGATTTTTTCATGGGCATGAATCACCGTGGTATGGTCTCGGCCGCCAAACTCCTGGCCGATTTTGGGCAACGAGGCGTCGGTTAGTTCACGGGATAAATACATGGCGATTTGACGCGGATAAGCAATAGATTTGGTTCTTTTTTTCGCTTTGAGATCTTCCACCTGCAGCCCGAAATGCTCTGCCACCACCTGCTGGATATGCGCAATGGTAATGAGGTGTGGTTTGTTACTGGGCACAATATCTTTCAGGGCTTCCTGGGCCAGCTCCGCGCTGATGTCTTGGTTGGTCATGGTGCTATAGGCCACCACCCTGGTCAAGGCCCCTTCCAACTCACGGATATTAGTATTGATCAGGTTGGCGATATAAACCAGGACGTCATTGGGAATATCCAGGTTTTCTGCCTTTGCTTTTTTACGCAATATGGCAATCCGGGTCTCCAGATCCGGTGGGGTGATGTCGGTAATTAAGCCCCATTCAAATCTGGAGCGTAACCGGTCCTCCAGTGTCGGTATCTCTTTGGGGGGTCTGTCACTTGAAATCACGATCTGTTTCGCTTCCTCATGCAAAGTATTAAAGGTATGAAAAAATTCTTCTTGAGTTTGTTCTTTTCCGGCTAAAAATTGAATATCATCTACCAAGAGCACATCAACATTGCGGTATTTATTGCGGAATTCAGTTGTTTTGTTGTCTAGGATGGCATTGATAAATTCATTAGTAAACTTTTCGGAAGTGGTGTAAACCACACGAGCGTTGGGGTTGTTTTCCAAGACGTAATGGCCGATGGCCTGCATCAAATGAGTTTTGCCCAAACCAACGCCCCCATAAATGAAAAAAGGGTTGTACGCTTGAGCCGGAGCTTCAGCGACAGCCAGTGAAGCAGCGTGGGCGAAGCGATTGCCTGCACCAACCACAAAGGAATCAAATGTATACTTGGGGTTAAGCATGCCTTGGGACTGTTCTTCAATGTTTGGCGGCGCCTTAGGTTCTTGTTTAGTTTGTTTAAAGGCCATGCTGATGTCGAGCTCTTCTACCGGCTCATGCTTGGGCAGGATAAATTTGATCTCCAGTTCAGCACCGGTGATATGAAAAATGGTCTCGCTTATTAAGGGCCTGTAGTGGTTATCCAACCAATCCTGAATAAATTCGTTGGGAGCCACAACGACTAGCGTATCATTTTCAAGAGAGTGAGCCTGAGTTGACCCTAACCAGGTCTCAAAACTAGGCTTACTGACCTTTTTTTCGATTTCTTGTAAGACCTTAGCCCACAGATCCTGAACATTTTTCATAAAAAAAGCTCCTTTACTCAAAAAATGCATAAAAATCATCCACAATGTAATGTGGAAGGAGAGTAGCGGTACTTGTCGAAATGATAGGGCATATGTAGAATAATGTGGGAAAGTAAAATGGCTAATTATACACAGCGGGTATAAATGTCCACATTGTTATCCACACCTTGTGGATAAAAAGAAAGTAGAATCAGTTATCCACAATGTTGGGGCAAAGTTATCATATCAAATAATGCTTTGGAATTCAATGGTTTATTTTAACTTATCCACAAGTGTACAACTTGTGGTTTTTTGTTATAAACAAGAGCTGAATTTGTGTATAAGTTGTCGAAGAGAATGTGGGAAAATGTCAAACAGTGTGGAAAAGTTATACACAAGGGGCTTTGTTGACTTTTCCGGCAAATATCCTTATAATACATGAGACTGTTTATCTTAGATTGTGGGTCGGTTATGATCAGGATCGGTTTTGACTCCAAAGAGGAGGTGTAGTTGATGAAACGCACATATCAACCTAATAGACGCAAGCGTAAAAAGGTGCATGGTTTTCGTGCCCGGATGAGCACTAAAAACGGGCGTAAAGTGTTAGCTCGACGCCGTCGTAAAGGTAGAAAAGTATTATCTGCTTAAACTTAGGCCACTGGACCTCAGTGGTCTTTTTTCTCATTTAACTATTATTTGTCATGCTGCTGGTGCCTTTAACTGGAGGGCTCCTTGTTGTTGCAAGCTTACTTAAAAAACATGTAAAATGTAGGCTGAAGGGTAAGGGATTGGACATGCACAAACAATACCGCTTGCGGAAGAATCAGGAGTTTGCACGGGTTTACCGCGATGGGAAATCGGTGGCTAACCGCCAGCTGGTCCTGTTTTACTTACCTAATGAAAGCGTTCGCCATTTTAGGTTGGGTGTATCAGTGAGTAAAAAACTTGGACGGGCTGTTGTTCGCAACCGGATGAAACGCCTGGTGAAAGAAGCAGTAAGACACCAAGCCGTTCATATTAAACAGGGTTATGATCTGGTGATTATTGTCCGCAAGGGTGCCCTTGATGCTGATTTTAAACGATTGTCTAAAAGTTTTACTCACCTGCTAAAAAAGGGAAAACTATATGTGAAATAGATGCTGTAAATTTCCCAACCAGGTTGCTGGTTGGCTGATCAGAGGAGGGACGGTCGTGGGGGTCAAGCTGATATTGGCCTTGATCCGTTCTTATCAAAAGTGGATATCACCGCTGCGGCCACCAAGTTGCCGCTTTATACCGACTTGTTCGCAGTATGCTTATCAGGCATTTCAAAAGCATGGATTTTTTAAGGGCAGCATGCTCACACTGAAGCGTATTTTAAAATGCCATCCCTTTCATCGGGGAGGTTATGACCCGGTACCTTAAGCCATCTTGCTGCAGTATGATTTGTGAGGTTAGGAGGAGTAACATTGTCTTCAAAACTTTACCTGACGGCGCTGTTTGTTGTTTTGGTTTTAACATTGACAGGGTGTAACTTTGAGGAACCCATCGATCCGGCCAATGGGATTTGGGATAAATATTTCGTTTTCCCATTATCCTGGTCTCTCGATTACTTTGCCCAAGTGCTTAACCCAAGTAATAATCCTGCCTTTGACCGTTACGGCTGGGCCATTATCATTGTCACCATTTTAATCCGTTTACTGACGCTGCCCTTGATGATTAAGCAGCTGAAAACCTCCAAAGTGATGCAGGCGCTGCAACCGGAAATGGTCAAGCTGCGTGAAAAATACCAGAAAGATCAACAGCGTTTGCAGCAGGAAATGATGAAACTGTTTCAGAAACATAATATCAACCCCTTGGCTGGGTGTTTGCCAGTATTGGTGCAAATGCCGATCTTAATTGCCTTTTATCATGCTATTATGCGCAATGATCATATTGCAACTCATTCATTTTTATGGTTGCCTGATCTGGGCCAACCTGATCCGTTTTATGTGCTTCCTGTACTCGCTGGGATTACCACTTATTTACAACAAAAGATGATGGGGATGCAAAACAATCCGCAAGTACAGATCATGATGGTGATCTTACCCATCATGATCGCGATCTTTGCCATTTATTTCCCTTCCGCCCTGTCATTATATTGGGTGATAGGAAACCTGTTCACCATTGTGCAGACGTACTTTATGCGGAATATGTATAAATTAAACCAGGAGGTTGCCAGTAAGTGAGCAAAGTGACCGTTAAGGGGCAATCAGTGGAAGAAGCGGTCCGGAGAGCCCTGGAACAGTTGGGGGCCACAGAAGATCAAGTCGAGATCCAGGTATTGCAACAGCCTTCCCGGGGATTTCTGGGATTTGGTGCCAAACCGGCTCTGGTAGAGGTGACTTTGAGACAAGATGGGGAGCTTGAAGGTAGACAGACTGCCCAAGATAAGGCTGTTCAGTTTTTAAAAGAGGTACTCCCCCAAATGGGTGTGGCCCAGGTAGAGATTGAAGCAGAGTTGCGGGAAGGTCAGGTATGGTTGAAGATTTCCGGCGAACGGCTGGGGATTGTGATTGGCCGCAGAGGGCAGACGCTGGATGCTTTGCAATACTTGACCAATGTGGTAGCTAATCGCCGCAGGGAACAGTATGTCCGTTTTGTTTTGGACGCCGAAAATTACCGGGAGCGGCGCAAACAGGCCCTGGAGCAGTTGGCTGACCGCTTAGCAAAAAAAGTCATTCGCACCCGAGAGAAAATTGTGTTGGAGCCGATGAGTGCTGCTGAGCGGAAAATCATTCACACTAAGCTGCAAAACTACGCTGGCGTAATGACTAAAAGTGAGGGAGAAGAACCGAGCCGGCGCGTTGTGCTTCTTCCGAAGTAGTTGAACTGGTTAAGCAAATCAATGGCTGGTTAATGATTGGGGTTAAAAATGAGAGATATCCACATGTGGACAAGGACGTCGACTTCGTTCTTGTCCTTTTCTTTTTGGATAATAATGTGTTATTCTATTTATTTAGGAAAAACTAAAGTTAACGGATTTGTGTGTTTTTGTGGATAAAGGAAGGTGCCGGAGATGGAGTTTGATACGATTGCCGCTATTGCCACGCCGATGGGGGAGGGAGGCATAGCCATCATCCGCGTCAGCGGTCCGGAGGCGATTGCGGTTGTTGATAAATTATATAGAGGTAAAAAAAAATTATCCACTGTGGACAGCCATACGATCAATTATGGTCATTTGATTGATCCACAGACAGGTGAACGTATTGAAGAAGTCATGGTATCAGTGATGAGGGCTCCGCGTACATATACCAGGGAGGATGTAGTGGAGGTCAATTGTCATGGAGGACTGGTCTCCGTGAAGCGGGTGTTGCAGTATATCTTGAAGTATGGCGCCCGCCTGGCTGAACCTGGGGAATTTACCAAACGGGCCTTTTTAAATGGACGGCTTGATTTATCCCAAGCAGAAGCTGTGATTGATTTGATCCGGGCTAAAACGGATCGGGCCATGACCATTGCCATGCAACAGGTGGAAGGCCGTTTGTCCAAATTGATTAAGCGCTTGAGGCAAGATCTGATTGAAACATTGGCCCATATAGAGGTCACGATTGATTATCCGGAACATGATGTGGAAGAAGTGACCCAGCAATTTTTACAGGAAAAGTGCGAAAAAGTAAAAGCAGAGATTAACCGCTTGCTCACCACAGCTGAGCAAGGGAAAATATTAAGGGAAGGATTAAAGACGGCGATTATTGGCCGTCCTAACGTGGGTAAATCCTCACTTTTGAACGCTCTGGTGCATGAAAATAAGGCGATTGTGACCGATATCCCCGGTACTACACGGGACGTCATTGAGGAGTATGTGAATGTACGTGGCGTGCCTTTGCAATTGATAGATACGGCTGGGATTCGGGAAACGGAAGATGTAGTGGAACGGATCGGGGTTGAGCGCTCACGGCAGGTGTTAGAAGAAGCTGACCTGATTCTTTTGGTGCTGAACATTGCTGAACCTTTGACAGAGGAGGATGAAGCCCTGCTTCAACTAGCCAAAGGAATGAAAACAATCATGATCGCCAATAAAACAGACCTTGAGCCAAGGCTGGACACGGAAGCACTACAGGCACGCTATCCTGATATTCCATTGATCAAGACCTCGATAAAAGAGGAACAGGGCTTGGATGAGTTGGAGCAGGCCATTGCCGACCTGTATTTCAGCGGAGCGATTGCGGCTGGTGATATGACCTATGTCAGCAACAGCCGTCATATTGCCCTGTTGAATGAAGCCAAACAGGCCATAGATGATGCGTTGGCAGGCTTAGAAATGGGTGTGCCGG is part of the Caldalkalibacillus uzonensis genome and encodes:
- a CDS encoding TlpA disulfide reductase family protein — encoded protein: MKLRTPMPELDGATEWLNGKVSREDLIGEKPTLIHFWSVSCQLCKEAMPQVNQFRDEYKDQLNVVAVHMPRSEADLDIDKVKAVALEHNITQPIFVDNEHKLTDAFENQYVPAYYVFDKEGKLRHFQAGDSGMQLLTKRVNRILNEN
- a CDS encoding NAD(P)/FAD-dependent oxidoreductase — translated: MSYDCIIIGGGIAGLQAAIQLGRYQRHVLVIDTGYGRSTLCRSYHNLLGWPDGVSGETLRQLGQQHAQALGISFVQDEAVHVEKVGGQFVVSVKNGDVYRGKRLLLATGVLDRFPPLPGLIPCLGLTVYICPDCDGYEVRNKKTVVLGSGKSGAHMALTLTYWTKDVTYINHEQQPLPEELSLQLASKSIPHLQEPAEHIVTGDEEWRICGVRLRSGQMVEAERGFLAFGGNEVKSDLAAQLGVERLENKHIVTDPRTKMTNVKHVWAAGDVTVHSEQVTIAMGEGSQAAIWIHKSLLGEH
- a CDS encoding helix-turn-helix transcriptional regulator produces the protein MPLREGFTLQPHQRVRFTIEVSLDTAERIWNIVHVTNYHLKHNGKRISPEDVIKIGTLRYIEQFYREQTISKVQCSLGTSFPLKNKIKAYIKQKGISASSLADKAGISKGTLSDILNNKHQPSLDTFLRLYVALDCPPLDDILYRETSA
- a CDS encoding YvrJ family protein translates to MTALSEWSAVVQLLANVGFPAAVAMYLLFRFEKRIGNLERALADNIKDREKQGPVVQYIICARENRPDKGTRLLLKRKKHN
- the gyrB gene encoding DNA topoisomerase (ATP-hydrolyzing) subunit B; this encodes MTTQEHAYDENQIQVLEGLEAVRKRPGMYIGSTSSKGLHHMVWEIVDNSVDEALAGFCTEIQVTVHEDNSITVSDNGRGIPVGIHEKMGRPAVEVIMTVLHAGGKFGGEGYKVSGGLHGVGASVVNALSEWLEVKVHREGHIYYQRYQRGVPDFDLKVIGQTDRTGTTTTFKPDPEIFQETIEFDYETLRNRLREMAFLNKGLKIVFTDEREEQPKTEAFHYEGGIASFVEYINRAREVLHEPIYIEDEKESIYVEIALQYNDSFTSNLFSFANNIHTYEGGTHESGFKSSLTRVLNDYGRKHGLIKETDTKLTGDDVREGLTAVISVKIPDPQFEGQTKTKLGNSEVRGITEHLFSRHFFTFLNENPSVAKKILEKSLMAQRAREAAKKARELTRRKNALEVSSLPGKLADCSSRDASISELYIVEGDSAGGSAKQGRDRHFQAILPLRGKIINVEKARLDKILSNNEIRAIITALGTGIGDEFDIDKARYHKVIIMTDADVDGAHIRTLLLTFFYRYMKPLIERGYVYIAQPPLYKIAQGKKVLYAYSDRELEQKLKELPDNPKPSIQRYKGLGEMNPTQLWETTMDPESRTLLQVSLTDAMEADAIFETLMGDKVEPRRDFIQEHAKYVRNLDI
- the remB gene encoding extracellular matrix regulator RemB, with protein sequence MLIHLGGDVVIQNKDVVAILDYSKRSLDKSIAAFLDHYEQQGKVVWITENVSKSIIITDHLVYVSPISSFTLNRRRLSEDQERGEH
- the recF gene encoding DNA replication/repair protein RecF (All proteins in this family for which functions are known are DNA-binding proteins that assist the filamentation of RecA onto DNA for the initiation of recombination or recombinational repair.), whose protein sequence is MYVKCLALKHYRNYHALELQFQPGIYLFIGDNAQGKTNLLESLYVLSLTKSHRTSKDKELIQWQQPYTTLAADIEKKYGSVSLELLISHKGKKAKLNHLEQKRLSDYIGTLNVVMFAPEDLELVKGSPQVRRRFIDMELGQVSPTYLHDLGRYQKLLMQRNALLKEWSERNKHRPMVDVFTHQLIGKAVKLYQKRFQFLRKLEQWAREIHGHISNGKEKLAICYHSLAEIDQAMSEQEMTAVLTRQFAEIRDREERRGSTLIGPHRDDLIFTVNGRNVHTYGSQGQQRTTALSLKLAEIELIKEEIGEYPVLLLDDVLSELDDHRRTDLLEAIQDKVQTFVTNTSTEGIDRRLLNQATVYHVREGQISG
- the yaaA gene encoding S4 domain-containing protein YaaA gives rise to the protein MVNVVHIHTPYITLGQLLKLVGAIDTGGQAKWFLAEYPVLVNGEAEQRRGRKLYPDDVVHIDGAGQFKIVQDS
- the dnaN gene encoding DNA polymerase III subunit beta, which translates into the protein MHIVVDRDALREAVNQVAKAVSSRTTIPILTGIKLTATHEECILTGSDSDISIQVSIPQQVDDKELIKVVKLGSIVLPAKYFTEIVKKLPAEQIEIEVLDNEVTNIRSGSAEFNLNGLNAEEYPRLPQLEEDQVFSISAQLLKGLIRQTSFAVSTQESRPILTGVLIKLEDGQLTLVATDSHRLARRSAQVEANQDTRFDNIVVPGRSLNELQRILEDQEEPVQIVMTNNQMLVKAGRLLFLSRLLEGTYPDTDRIIPTSSKTTLQIGTKALLSAIERASLLARDGKHVVKLSTQEDRIQITSNTPEVGQVFEHVQVHHITGEEVQIAFNAKFMLDALRVIDSGEVTIQFTGALSPFVIKPTDHEHLLHLILPVRTY